From the genome of Argentina anserina chromosome 4, drPotAnse1.1, whole genome shotgun sequence, one region includes:
- the LOC126791500 gene encoding uncharacterized WD repeat-containing protein C2A9.03-like isoform X2, which translates to MAFEQPHQFEYMADEGDLSDFVEDVDGDADEENHGRDMVRDEYDMGSDTSSSQARKGKDIQGIPWDRLNITREKYRLTRLEQYKNYENIPLSGEAVDKECQLMQKGGNYYEFFHNTRLVKPTILHFQLRNLVWATSKHDVYLMSNYSIMHWSSLSGNLSEVLNFSGHVAPTEKHAGSLLEGFMQTQISTLAVKDNFLVAGGFQGELTCKRLDKEGVSFCTRTTYDDNAITNAVEIYDSLGGGMHFMASNNDCGIREFDMERFQLLNDFRFPWPVNHTSISPDRRLVAVVGDHVDGLLMDSQNGKTIAKVVGHLDYSFASAWHPDGHIFATGNQDKTSRVWDIRNLSSPIAVLKNNLGACRSIRFSSDGEFMMVAEPADFVHIYSTKGDYKKRQEIDFFGEISGVSASPDDESLYIGIWDRTYASLLQYNRRHTYGYLDSYF; encoded by the exons ATGGCTTTTGAGCAGCCTCATCAGTTCGAATATATGGCGGATGAAGGTGACTTGTCTGATTTTGTGGAGGATGTAGATGGGGATGCAGATGAAGAAAACCATGGCAGAGATATGGTTCGTGACGAGTATGACATG GGGTCAGATACATCATCTTCCCAAGCAAGAAAGGGAAAGGATATTCAAGGTATTCCATGGGATAGATTGAACATCACGAGAGAAAAGTACAGATTGACGAGGCTTGAACAGTACAAAAATTATGAGAATATCCCTTTATCTGGGGAAGCTGTGGACAAG GAGTGTCAACTTATGCAGAAGGGTGGCAACTACTATGAATTCTTCCACAACACAAGACTAGTTAAACCTACAATCCTTCATTTTCAG CTCAGAAATCTGGTTTGGGCTACTTCAAAACATGATGTCTATCTCATGTCCAATTATTCAATTATGCACTGGTCTTCTCTATCTGGCAATTTGTCTGAAGTCCTCAATTTTTCAGGACATGTTGCACCAACTGAG AAACATGCTGGAAGTCTGTTGGAGGGTTTTATGCAGACTCAGATAAGCACACTAGCAGTCAAGGACAATTTTCTTGTTGCTGGAGGTTTCCAAGGAGAGCTTACTTGCAAG CGTCTTGATAAAGAAGGAGTGAGTTTTTGTACCAGAACCACATACGATGACAATGCCATTACAAATGCTGTTGAAATATATGATAGCCTGGG GGGTGGAATGCATTTCATGGCATCCAATAATGATTGTGGTATTAGAGAATTTGACATGGAGAGATTTCAGCTTCTTAATGACTTTAGATTCCCCTGGCCAGTAAAT CATACATCAATAAGCCCTGATCGCAGGCTTGTTGCCGTAGTTGGAGATCACGTGGATGGATTGCTTATGGATTCTCAGAACGGAAAG ACTATTGCTAAGGTTGTTGGTCATCTAGATTACTCCTTTGCTTCTGCATGGCATCCTGATGGCCACATATTTGCCACTGGAAATCAGGACAAGACTTCCCGAGTTTGGGACATAAGAAATCTTTCATCACCCATTGCAGTTCTGAAGAATAACTTGGGTGCTTGTCGGTCTATTCGGTTTTCATCAGATGGTGAGTTTATGATGGTTGCAGAACCTGCAGattttgtgcatatatatagtacaAAGGGAGATTACAAGAAAAGGCAAGAGATTGATTTCTTTGGGGAGATTTCGGGTGTATCAGCAAGTCCGGATGACGAGTCCTTGTACATAGGAATCTGGGACCGAACGTACGCAAGCTTGTTGCAATATAACAGAAGGCATACATATGGATACCTTGATTCCTATTTTTGA
- the LOC126791500 gene encoding uncharacterized WD repeat-containing protein C2A9.03-like isoform X1 translates to MAFEQPHQFEYMADEGDLSDFVEDVDGDADEENHGRDMVRDEYDMLNQGSDTSSSQARKGKDIQGIPWDRLNITREKYRLTRLEQYKNYENIPLSGEAVDKECQLMQKGGNYYEFFHNTRLVKPTILHFQLRNLVWATSKHDVYLMSNYSIMHWSSLSGNLSEVLNFSGHVAPTEKHAGSLLEGFMQTQISTLAVKDNFLVAGGFQGELTCKRLDKEGVSFCTRTTYDDNAITNAVEIYDSLGGGMHFMASNNDCGIREFDMERFQLLNDFRFPWPVNHTSISPDRRLVAVVGDHVDGLLMDSQNGKTIAKVVGHLDYSFASAWHPDGHIFATGNQDKTSRVWDIRNLSSPIAVLKNNLGACRSIRFSSDGEFMMVAEPADFVHIYSTKGDYKKRQEIDFFGEISGVSASPDDESLYIGIWDRTYASLLQYNRRHTYGYLDSYF, encoded by the exons ATGGCTTTTGAGCAGCCTCATCAGTTCGAATATATGGCGGATGAAGGTGACTTGTCTGATTTTGTGGAGGATGTAGATGGGGATGCAGATGAAGAAAACCATGGCAGAGATATGGTTCGTGACGAGTATGACATG CTTAATCAGGGGTCAGATACATCATCTTCCCAAGCAAGAAAGGGAAAGGATATTCAAGGTATTCCATGGGATAGATTGAACATCACGAGAGAAAAGTACAGATTGACGAGGCTTGAACAGTACAAAAATTATGAGAATATCCCTTTATCTGGGGAAGCTGTGGACAAG GAGTGTCAACTTATGCAGAAGGGTGGCAACTACTATGAATTCTTCCACAACACAAGACTAGTTAAACCTACAATCCTTCATTTTCAG CTCAGAAATCTGGTTTGGGCTACTTCAAAACATGATGTCTATCTCATGTCCAATTATTCAATTATGCACTGGTCTTCTCTATCTGGCAATTTGTCTGAAGTCCTCAATTTTTCAGGACATGTTGCACCAACTGAG AAACATGCTGGAAGTCTGTTGGAGGGTTTTATGCAGACTCAGATAAGCACACTAGCAGTCAAGGACAATTTTCTTGTTGCTGGAGGTTTCCAAGGAGAGCTTACTTGCAAG CGTCTTGATAAAGAAGGAGTGAGTTTTTGTACCAGAACCACATACGATGACAATGCCATTACAAATGCTGTTGAAATATATGATAGCCTGGG GGGTGGAATGCATTTCATGGCATCCAATAATGATTGTGGTATTAGAGAATTTGACATGGAGAGATTTCAGCTTCTTAATGACTTTAGATTCCCCTGGCCAGTAAAT CATACATCAATAAGCCCTGATCGCAGGCTTGTTGCCGTAGTTGGAGATCACGTGGATGGATTGCTTATGGATTCTCAGAACGGAAAG ACTATTGCTAAGGTTGTTGGTCATCTAGATTACTCCTTTGCTTCTGCATGGCATCCTGATGGCCACATATTTGCCACTGGAAATCAGGACAAGACTTCCCGAGTTTGGGACATAAGAAATCTTTCATCACCCATTGCAGTTCTGAAGAATAACTTGGGTGCTTGTCGGTCTATTCGGTTTTCATCAGATGGTGAGTTTATGATGGTTGCAGAACCTGCAGattttgtgcatatatatagtacaAAGGGAGATTACAAGAAAAGGCAAGAGATTGATTTCTTTGGGGAGATTTCGGGTGTATCAGCAAGTCCGGATGACGAGTCCTTGTACATAGGAATCTGGGACCGAACGTACGCAAGCTTGTTGCAATATAACAGAAGGCATACATATGGATACCTTGATTCCTATTTTTGA
- the LOC126791498 gene encoding fanconi-associated nuclease 1 homolog encodes MKKKREKIRRSKSEMLKGRESLTRLVGKRRRFLPNRQSLLSAPTQSSLNLDVDRNGKLVSVEQGGSSNRDGEDNCVVQDGSVTCPVCGVKLTARNSLVNSHLDECLSRGTKRKLTQRTLLELNFSPLSTIRTYSTDSVQEFGNDLFPVVHDGNPVQDASWELSNLGAVEESQNRVDSPSGDLVNKDEISEVRDVDVTITEDDIYGVTLETFIVGRKFGDETELCLGARIYFTRDPDNVKDPNAIKVVCQDSGFLKVLGFLPRKLAEYLSPLIDKYSLNFEGSVTSVPKHSIDVVPIQIVCHKSNDAKDFNDDKSFKCLWRNVQQVIESTKSCPPCAIKYQDNFCVFIREVLRNSSHLLTDDEKSFIESFTSMSDDSQRLFVRLYTRKGPWFRLSTLSYPEVLDPQQAVKELSETGYMYCLNITNNLSDDAITEILDLLTVSELREILCILKQSCNRGLRKQDLIASLISPYKNDLCPVLPSMVLHRTGSCVRISSDAESLIWRAERLFFLNGEHDLSAFLLVDLGIVKYPTYKCIVSQQIFSARDDLLGYEEAIEVAQIIDEALDGSNTGLVLKCIKIADSHLSIPVRSLMSEAVAPFLVHFSATFVYSKVVFLGISFLERERRYNDAIYLLKRLLDCFAHDRRRGYWRLRLSIDLEHMGYLNESLLVAENGLLDEWVRAGSRVALQRRVLRLGKPPRRWKTPSFAESVKRKIIEVNVQGRPLNYAIGTKSRFYGEDGEQCGVEQLALQYYAEEGGWQGIHTESGIWLTIFGLLMWEIIFSSVPNVFRTKFQTAPLDLETDSFYLVRKNHIESHLQKVHDGMAEEILITSWELHEGTACRGVNWGRHSLSELRAAVTCIGGPCLAAFCRHLAQDYRSWSSGMPDLLLWRFHGNYRGEAKLVEVKGPRDKLSEQQRAWLLLLMDCGFNAEVCKVSPVV; translated from the exons atgaaaaaaaaaagagaaaaaattcgGAGGTCGAAGTCGGAAATGCTAAAGGGGAGAGAGAGCTTGACCCGATTGGTCGGCAAACGCCGCCGCTTCCTTCCCAATCGTCAATCACTCCTCTCCGCCCCTACCCAG AGCTCATTGAATCTGGATGTCGATCGAAATGGGAAGCTTGTGTCAGTGGAACAAGGAGGCTCTTCGAATCGAGATGGAGAAGATAACTGTGTGGTGCAAGATGGTTCTGTTACTTGCCCTGTTTGCGGTGTCAAGCTCACTGCCCGAAACAGCCTCGTCAATTCCCATTTGG ATGAGTGTCTGTCTAGAGGAACCAAACGGAAGCTGACTCAGCGTACTCTTCTGGAGTTGAATTTCTCCCCATTGTCGACAATTAGAACTTATTCCACTGACTCTGTCCAAGAGTTTGGAAATGATTTATTTCCTGTTGTTCATGATGGTAATCCTGTTCAAGATGCATCCTGGGAGTTGTCCAACTTAGGGGCTGTTGAAGAAAGTCAGAATCGGGTTGATAGTCCTTCCGGAGACTTAGTCAATAAGGATGAGATCAGTGAGGTGCGAGATGTTGATGTGACCATCACTGAGGATGACATATATGGGGTGACTCTTGAAACTTTTATTGTTGGCCGCAAGTTTGGTGATGAAACCGAGTTATGTCTTGGTGCAAGAATTTATTTTACAAGAGACCCTGATAATGTTAAGGATCCCAATGCTATTAAG GTTGTTTGTCAAGATTCAGGATTCCTTAAAGTGCTTGGTTTTCTCCCTCGCAAGCTAGCAGAATATTTGTCTCCTCTTATAGACAAGTACAGTCTCAATTTTgag GGCAGCGTGACCTCTGTACCGAAGCATTCTATCGATGTTGTCCCAATACAGATAGTGTGCCACAAGAGTAATGATGCTAAGGACTTTAATGATGACAAGTCTTTTAAATGTTTATGGAGAAATGTTCAGCAAGTAATTGAATCCACCAAGTCCTGTCCGCCCTGTGCAATCAAATATCAGGataatttttgtgttttcatACGTGAGGTTTTGAGAAACAGTTCTCACCTCTTGACAGATGATGAAAAAAGCTTCATCG AGTCTTTTACTTCAATGTCAGATGATAGTCAGAGGCTGTTTGTTCGGCTTTATACGCGGAAAG GCCCATGGTTTCGGCTTTCTACTCTTTCATACCCCGAAGTTTTGGATCCCCAGCAAGCAGTGAAAGAGCTTTCTG AGACGGGCTATATGTATTGCCTTAATATTACAAATAATCTATCGGATGACGCTATAACGGAGATTTTGGATTTGCTCACAGTATCTGAGCTACGTGAAATCTTGTGCATCCTTAAGCAG AGTTGCAATCGTGGCCTAAGAAAGCAGGATCTCATTGCATCTCTCATTTCACCATACAAAAATGATttatg CCCAGTGCTCCCTAGTATGGTTTTGCATAGAACAGGATCCTGTGTTAGAATATCTTCAGATGCGGAGTCCCTTATCTGGCGTGCCGAG AGGCTTTTCTTCCTGAATGGTGAACATGATTTGTCAGCATTTTTATTGGTGGATCTGGGAATAGTCAAATATCCAACATACAAGTGTATAGTATCACAACAAATTTTCTCAGCTCGAGATGACTTGCTTGGCTATGAAGAG GCCATTGAAGTGGCACAGATAATTGATGAAGCTCTTGATGGAAGCAACACGGGATTGGTCTTAAAGTGCATAAAGATAGCTGATTCCCATTTATCCATTCCAGTTCGATCCTTGATGTCTGAGGCAGTGGCTCCATTCCTTGTCCACTTTTCGGCAACTTTTGTCTACTCAAAGGTGGTTTTTCTAGGAATCTCTTTTCTTGAGCGTGAGCGTAG GTACAATGATGCTATCTATTTGTTGAAAAGGCTGCTTGATTGTTTTGCTCATGATCGTAGAAGAGGATACTGGAGACTACGGTTATCAATTGATTTGGAGCACATGGGCTATCTAAATGAGAGCCTTTTGGTTGCTGAAAATGGGTTATTAGATGAATGGGTGCGTGCTGGTTCAAGAGTGGCACTTCAGAGGAGAGTCCTTCGCTTGGGAAAACCACCAAGGCGATGGAAAACTCCTAGTTTTGCAGAGTCTGTCAAGAGGAAGATCATAGAG GTCAATGTTCAAGGGAGACCTTTAAATTATGCAATAGGCACAAAGAGCAGGTTTTATGGAGAAGATGGGGAGCAGTGTGGTGTAGAGCAGCTAGCTCTCCAGTATTATGCTGAGGAAGGTGGATGGCAGGGTATTCATACAGAGAGTGGCATTTGGTTGACTATTTTTGGACTTCTAATGTGGGAAATTATATTTTCCAGTGTACCAAATGTCTTCCGCACCAAATTTCAG ACTGCTCCTTTGGATTTAGAGACTGATAGCTTTTATCTAGTGAGAAAGAACCATATCGAGTCTCACTTACAGAAAGTTCATGATGGAATGGCTGAGGAGATTCTCATCACTTCATGGGAGTTACATGAGGGAACAGCATGTAGAGGGGTTAACTGGGGAAGACATTCCCTCTCTGAGCTTCGGGCTGCTGTTACATGCATTGGTGGCCCATGTTTGGCTGCATTTTGTCGACATCTTGCACAAGATTATCGGAGTTGGTCGAGTGGAATGCCGGATTTACTTCTGTGGCGCTTCCATGGAAATTACAGAGGTGAAGCAAAGCTTGTCGAAGTCAAAGGTCCCAGGGATAAACTCTCTGAGCAGCAGCGAGCATGGCTATTGCTATTAATGGATTGTGGGTTCAATGCTGAGGTATGTAAAGTGAGCCCTGTTGTGTGA
- the LOC126791503 gene encoding glycolipid transfer protein 1-like, producing MEGTVFAPALEGMKSVKSADGEMLTKPFLDVCKHILPVIEKFGAAMTLVKSDVGGNITRLENKYLTNPAEFNLLYSLVRVEVEAKTAKASSSCTNGLLWLTRAMDFLLELFRNLLEHQDWTMSQACSDSYAKTLKQWHGWLASSSFSVAMKLAPDRKKFMDVIGGNGDIMADIEKFCTNFSPLLQENHKILASVGLDDMKAS from the exons ATGGAGGGGACTGTGTTCGCTCCGGCTCTGGAAGGAATGAAGAGTGTGAAATCAGCCGACGGCGAAATGCTCACCAAGCCCTTCTTGGATGTCTGCAAGCACATTTTGCCTGTTATAG AGAAGTTTGGAGCTGCTATGACTCTTGTTAAATCGGATGTCGGTGGTAATATAACG AGGTTGGAAAACAAATATCTCACCAATCCTGCCGAGTTCAACCTCTTGTACAGTTTGGTACGGGTTGAGGTTGAAGCCAAGACGGCAAAAGCGTCGTCCAGCTGCACCAATGGTCTGTTGTGGTTGACGAG AGCAATGGACTTCTTGTTAGAGTTGTTCCGGAACTTACTGGAGCATCAAGATTGGACAATGTCACAGGCTTGTTCAGATTCCTATGCCAAGACCTTGAAACAATGGCATGGATGGCTTGCTAGTTCAAGTTTCAGT GTTGCCATGAAGCTTGCTCCTGACAGGAAGAAGTTCATGGATGTGATCGGAGGCAATGGTGATATCATGGCTGATATAGAAAAATTTTGCACCAACTTCTCTCCCCTGCTTCAAGAGAATCACAAGATTTTG GCTAGTGTTGGCCTGGATGATATGAAGGCTTCATAA